In a genomic window of Muntiacus reevesi chromosome 1, mMunRee1.1, whole genome shotgun sequence:
- the HEYL gene encoding hairy/enhancer-of-split related with YRPW motif-like protein isoform X2 yields MARPLSTPSPSQMQARKKRRGIIEKRRRDRINSSLSELRRLVPTAFEKQGSSKLEKAEVLQMTVDHLKMLHATGGTGFFDARALAVDFRSIGFRECLTEVIRYLGVLEGPSSRADPVRIRLLSHLNSYAAEMEPSPTPAGPLAFPAWPWSFFHSCPGLSAPSNQLAILGRVPGPMLPNASSLAYPIPALRAAPLRRAAGAILPARRNLLPSRGASSARRARPLERPAAPLPAAPGGRAARSSHVAPLLRSPSPVPPGVVGSPAYVAVPAPRPSSPGPAGRPAGAMLCRSWVSEITEVGAF; encoded by the exons ATGGCCCGGCCGCTGTCCACCCCCAGCCCTTCACAAATGCAAGCCAGGAAGAAACGCAGAGGG ATCATAGAGAAACGGCGCCGGGACCGTATCAACAGCAGCCTTTCTGAACTGCGGCGCTTGGTCCCCACTGCCTTTGAGAAGCAG GGCTCCTCCAAGTTGGAGAAAGCCGAGGTCCTGCAGATGACGGTAGATCACTTGAAAATGCTCCATGCCACTGGAGGCACAG GATTCTTTGATGCCCGAGCCCTGGCGGTTGACTTCCGGAGCATCGGTTTTCGGGAGTGCCTCACCGAGGTCATCAGGTACCTGGGGGTCCTGGAAGGACCCAGCAGCCGTGCAGACCCAGTGCGGATCCGCCTTCTCTCCCACCTCAACAGCTATGCAGCCGAGATGGAGCCTTCACCCACGCCTGCCGGCCCCCTGGCCTTCCCTGCCTGGCCCTGGTCCTTTTTCCACAGCTGTCCCGGGCTCTCTGCTCCGAGCAACCAGCTCGCCATCCTAGGAAGAGTGCCCGGCCCCATGCTTCCCAATGCCTCCTCTCTGGCTTACCCCATCCCGGCCCTCCGAGCAGCCCCCTTGCGCAGAGCTGCTGGCGCCATCCTGCCAGCCCGGAGGAATTTGCTGCCCAGTCGAGGGGCATCTTCTGCCCGGAGGGCCCGCCCCCTGGAGAGGCCAGCTGCGCCCCTGCCTGCAGCCCCTGGTGGCAGGGCCGCCAGGAGCAGCCACGTGGCACCCCTCCTTCGGtctccttcccctgtcccccctgGCGTGGTAGGGTCTCCTGCTTATGTGGCTGTTCCTGCCCCCAGACCTTCTTCCCCGGGGCCAGCTGGGAGGCCAGCGGGAGCTATGCTCTGCCGCTCCTGGGTCTCCGAGATCACTGAAGTCGGGGCTTTCTGA
- the HEYL gene encoding hairy/enhancer-of-split related with YRPW motif-like protein isoform X1: protein MMKRPREPSGSESESDGPIDVGREGELSQMARPLSTPSPSQMQARKKRRGIIEKRRRDRINSSLSELRRLVPTAFEKQGSSKLEKAEVLQMTVDHLKMLHATGGTGFFDARALAVDFRSIGFRECLTEVIRYLGVLEGPSSRADPVRIRLLSHLNSYAAEMEPSPTPAGPLAFPAWPWSFFHSCPGLSAPSNQLAILGRVPGPMLPNASSLAYPIPALRAAPLRRAAGAILPARRNLLPSRGASSARRARPLERPAAPLPAAPGGRAARSSHVAPLLRSPSPVPPGVVGSPAYVAVPAPRPSSPGPAGRPAGAMLCRSWVSEITEVGAF, encoded by the exons cCAGATGGCCCGGCCGCTGTCCACCCCCAGCCCTTCACAAATGCAAGCCAGGAAGAAACGCAGAGGG ATCATAGAGAAACGGCGCCGGGACCGTATCAACAGCAGCCTTTCTGAACTGCGGCGCTTGGTCCCCACTGCCTTTGAGAAGCAG GGCTCCTCCAAGTTGGAGAAAGCCGAGGTCCTGCAGATGACGGTAGATCACTTGAAAATGCTCCATGCCACTGGAGGCACAG GATTCTTTGATGCCCGAGCCCTGGCGGTTGACTTCCGGAGCATCGGTTTTCGGGAGTGCCTCACCGAGGTCATCAGGTACCTGGGGGTCCTGGAAGGACCCAGCAGCCGTGCAGACCCAGTGCGGATCCGCCTTCTCTCCCACCTCAACAGCTATGCAGCCGAGATGGAGCCTTCACCCACGCCTGCCGGCCCCCTGGCCTTCCCTGCCTGGCCCTGGTCCTTTTTCCACAGCTGTCCCGGGCTCTCTGCTCCGAGCAACCAGCTCGCCATCCTAGGAAGAGTGCCCGGCCCCATGCTTCCCAATGCCTCCTCTCTGGCTTACCCCATCCCGGCCCTCCGAGCAGCCCCCTTGCGCAGAGCTGCTGGCGCCATCCTGCCAGCCCGGAGGAATTTGCTGCCCAGTCGAGGGGCATCTTCTGCCCGGAGGGCCCGCCCCCTGGAGAGGCCAGCTGCGCCCCTGCCTGCAGCCCCTGGTGGCAGGGCCGCCAGGAGCAGCCACGTGGCACCCCTCCTTCGGtctccttcccctgtcccccctgGCGTGGTAGGGTCTCCTGCTTATGTGGCTGTTCCTGCCCCCAGACCTTCTTCCCCGGGGCCAGCTGGGAGGCCAGCGGGAGCTATGCTCTGCCGCTCCTGGGTCTCCGAGATCACTGAAGTCGGGGCTTTCTGA